From the genome of Bacteroides sp. MSB163, one region includes:
- a CDS encoding tyrosine-type recombinase/integrase, producing the protein MNVERKNAKDDLRLYMPEVIGMLKREGKFPAMHVYACTLRSYEKFCAEERYPKNATASLSMQEIFTPERLKEYEDWLAGQQSSPNTISTYMRTLQAVYNRWMSPGIEGYNPVLFKDVYTKVESRTKRALTAEQMEQLRNTDFSVLTLRQQQVLTYFLLMFMLRGMPFIDLAHLRKSDLRNRRITYHRHKTGKLMVVDVPPDAMRLLQKYRDKTDSEYLFPLLHGGLFMEEHHHRYQETLRHFNRELARLMKQLLPGVSVSSYTARHTWATLAYHSGVPVGLISQSLGHSSIRVTMTYLKPFDAEVIDRINRQVISLVKKSKKKKDGRFNMLYGTSLR; encoded by the coding sequence ATGAATGTAGAAAGAAAAAATGCGAAAGATGACTTACGGCTCTACATGCCGGAAGTTATCGGGATGCTGAAGCGGGAAGGAAAGTTTCCGGCAATGCATGTTTATGCCTGCACGCTGCGTTCCTATGAGAAGTTTTGTGCAGAGGAAAGATATCCGAAAAATGCCACTGCTTCCCTGTCCATGCAGGAGATTTTTACCCCTGAGAGGCTGAAAGAGTATGAGGACTGGCTGGCTGGACAACAGTCCAGTCCGAACACGATCTCCACTTACATGCGTACGTTGCAGGCGGTATACAATCGCTGGATGTCACCGGGCATAGAGGGGTACAATCCGGTACTGTTCAAGGATGTTTATACGAAAGTGGAGTCGCGTACCAAGCGGGCGCTGACGGCAGAACAGATGGAGCAACTCAGGAATACGGACTTTAGTGTGCTGACACTGCGTCAACAGCAGGTGCTCACCTACTTCCTGCTGATGTTCATGTTGCGCGGTATGCCGTTCATTGACCTGGCACACTTACGGAAGTCGGATTTGAGAAATAGGCGCATCACTTACCATCGGCACAAGACGGGGAAACTGATGGTGGTGGATGTGCCGCCCGATGCGATGAGGCTGTTGCAGAAATACAGGGACAAGACGGATTCGGAGTATCTGTTCCCGTTGCTACATGGAGGCCTGTTCATGGAGGAACATCACCACCGTTATCAAGAAACATTACGGCATTTCAACCGGGAGTTGGCGCGGTTGATGAAGCAGTTATTGCCCGGTGTTTCCGTAAGTTCGTACACCGCACGCCATACATGGGCTACACTTGCTTATCATAGTGGTGTACCTGTGGGACTGATAAGCCAGTCGTTGGGGCACTCGTCCATTCGGGTGACGATGACTTATCTGAAACCGTTTGATGCGGAGGTGATAGATAGAATAAACAGGCAAGTGATTTCCTTGGTGAAGAAAAGTAAAAAGAAGAAAGATGGCAGATTTAATATGCTGTATGGCACTTCGTTGAGGTGA
- a CDS encoding sugar O-acetyltransferase, producing MESEKAKAKAGKLYDANNDIELVSEREACKEVCYELNSLRPSQKKERESIIRRLFGKTGKSFLIEQPFYCDYGYNIEIGENFYSNVNCVILDGAKVTFGDNVFVAPNCGFYTAGHALDAEQRIQGLEYAYPITIGNNVWIGAQVCVLPGVTIGDNTIIGAGSVVTKSIPANVLAVGNPCRVVRQI from the coding sequence ATGGAGAGTGAAAAAGCAAAAGCGAAAGCCGGGAAATTGTATGATGCCAATAATGATATAGAGCTTGTGTCGGAGAGGGAAGCTTGCAAAGAAGTATGTTATGAACTGAATAGCTTGCGCCCTTCACAGAAGAAGGAACGGGAGAGCATTATCCGCCGACTGTTTGGTAAGACCGGAAAATCTTTCCTGATAGAACAGCCGTTTTATTGTGATTACGGATATAATATCGAAATAGGGGAGAACTTCTATTCGAATGTGAATTGCGTCATTCTGGATGGAGCTAAAGTTACATTTGGCGATAATGTTTTTGTGGCTCCGAATTGTGGTTTCTATACTGCCGGACATGCCTTGGATGCGGAACAGAGAATCCAAGGACTTGAATATGCTTATCCTATCACTATCGGAAATAATGTGTGGATTGGTGCCCAGGTCTGTGTGTTGCCGGGAGTGACGATTGGTGATAATACGATTATTGGTGCCGGAAGTGTGGTTACAAAGAGTATTCCTGCCAATGTGCTGGCTGTCGGTAATCCTTGCCGGGTGGTTCGTCAGATATAA
- a CDS encoding NUDIX hydrolase, with amino-acid sequence MNKNTNPHWLEWAKELQFIGQAGLTYSRDPFDIERFERIREISAEIMSHQSDLPVEKVKELFCNETGFQTPKLDTRAAIFKDGKILLVKEKAGVWSMPGGWVDVNQSIKTNTEKEVKEEAGLDVKAVRLIALQDRNLHNVPPYAYNVCKAFVLCEVTGGSFQSNIETTESRYFSMDEIPELAEEKNSKEQIAMCFAAYQDENWKVPFD; translated from the coding sequence ATGAACAAGAACACTAATCCCCACTGGCTCGAATGGGCCAAGGAATTACAATTCATAGGTCAGGCAGGACTGACCTACTCCCGCGATCCCTTCGACATCGAGCGTTTTGAACGTATCCGGGAAATATCGGCAGAGATCATGAGCCATCAAAGCGATCTGCCGGTAGAGAAGGTAAAAGAATTATTCTGCAATGAAACCGGTTTCCAAACACCTAAACTGGATACCCGTGCCGCCATCTTTAAAGACGGGAAAATACTCCTGGTAAAGGAAAAAGCCGGTGTATGGTCTATGCCCGGTGGCTGGGTAGACGTCAACCAAAGCATCAAAACCAATACAGAGAAAGAAGTTAAAGAAGAAGCCGGACTGGATGTAAAGGCCGTACGCCTGATTGCTTTGCAGGATAGAAACCTGCACAACGTGCCTCCTTATGCATACAATGTCTGCAAAGCCTTTGTTCTTTGCGAAGTTACAGGCGGGAGTTTTCAAAGCAACATAGAAACAACTGAAAGCAGATATTTTTCTATGGATGAGATACCGGAATTAGCCGAAGAAAAGAACAGCAAAGAACAGATAGCCATGTGTTTCGCCGCCTATCAGGATGAAAACTGGAAGGTGCCATTCGACTAA
- a CDS encoding Fur family transcriptional regulator, with product MKDVYLHKLSLRDIKPTAMRLLILRTMMEMRRAVSMADLEDKLDTVDKSTIFRTLTLFLSHHLIHGVDDGSGSLKYAVCEDCCMCTVEDQHMHFYCERCHKTYCIRSVHAPSVSLPEGFMQTGINYVIKGICADCAVHKKIDTDD from the coding sequence ATGAAAGACGTATATCTACATAAATTGTCCCTTCGGGATATCAAACCTACAGCGATGAGGCTGTTGATTCTCCGCACCATGATGGAGATGAGGCGGGCTGTGTCCATGGCAGATTTGGAAGATAAACTCGATACGGTTGATAAATCCACTATTTTCCGGACACTGACCTTGTTTCTTTCCCATCACCTGATACATGGTGTGGACGACGGAAGCGGTTCATTGAAGTATGCCGTTTGCGAAGACTGCTGTATGTGTACGGTGGAAGACCAGCACATGCACTTCTATTGCGAGCGTTGCCATAAAACCTATTGCATCCGGAGTGTGCACGCCCCGTCAGTCTCGCTTCCGGAGGGATTCATGCAGACGGGAATTAATTATGTAATCAAGGGGATTTGCGCCGACTGCGCAGTCCATAAGAAAATAGACACAGACGATTGA
- the bla gene encoding class A beta-lactamase, subclass A2: MKAKFFLSCIALAILFSACNTTNRTPKQKIEQQIDSLLKDKKATVGVAVLANDETVAVYNNQIHFPLLSIFKFHVGLAVLDKMDKGHIALDSLIEVKSSQLTPNTYSPLRDKFPDQNITISLGELLKYTISKSDNNTCDILIEYVGGIEQVNEYVKSLGIKDCNLAATETLMHTSGDAYLNWSTPEEVVRLLNIADKQPLFGTQYKDFLQAIMQETSTGKDKLKGQLPADVIVGHKTGSSDRTPEGIKIADNDAGFVILPNGQKYYIAVFVMESQETDADNAAIIASISKIVYDTLNSDIQ; the protein is encoded by the coding sequence ATGAAAGCAAAATTCTTTTTAAGCTGTATAGCGCTGGCAATCTTGTTCAGTGCATGCAATACCACCAACCGCACCCCGAAACAGAAGATAGAACAACAAATAGATTCCCTTCTGAAAGATAAGAAAGCTACGGTAGGCGTTGCCGTACTCGCCAATGATGAGACTGTAGCCGTTTATAATAACCAAATCCATTTCCCCCTGTTAAGCATCTTCAAGTTTCATGTGGGACTGGCTGTTCTGGATAAGATGGATAAAGGGCATATTGCTTTAGATAGTCTTATTGAAGTGAAGTCTTCTCAACTGACGCCCAACACATACAGTCCGTTAAGAGATAAATTTCCCGATCAGAATATTACAATTTCTCTCGGAGAGTTGCTAAAATACACCATTTCGAAAAGCGATAACAATACATGTGATATCCTTATAGAATATGTCGGCGGTATAGAGCAAGTAAATGAGTATGTGAAATCATTAGGAATAAAAGATTGTAATCTTGCGGCAACAGAAACCCTCATGCATACCTCCGGAGATGCTTATCTGAACTGGAGTACTCCGGAAGAAGTAGTCAGATTATTGAATATAGCCGACAAGCAACCCTTATTTGGAACTCAATACAAAGACTTCCTTCAAGCAATCATGCAGGAAACTTCTACCGGCAAAGATAAGCTGAAAGGCCAGTTACCCGCTGACGTAATCGTAGGTCATAAGACAGGTTCTTCCGACCGGACTCCGGAAGGGATAAAGATCGCTGATAATGATGCAGGCTTTGTTATCCTGCCCAACGGACAGAAATATTATATAGCTGTCTTCGTGATGGAGTCGCAGGAAACCGATGCAGATAATGCAGCTATCATCGCCAGTATATCCAAAATTGTATATGATACTTTAAACTCAGATATCCAATGA
- a CDS encoding helix-turn-helix domain-containing protein: protein MRHFYICLLLLGFLSASALASGDKETKDIYTEQYITDIYMDEPERALQLLDEAETKQALPIYMVDDLRSMVYSYLYQDKSAFHYARRAYVHDSISGNNPDHVLKMTIILADLSHTLSDYKESNRYAVEGLELARRLDDPQSECKLLFCMGENKWMLSLKEEGYELFDKAIALLDGRKDKLSKSMLSYFYGVKMGYLINDNRLKDALQVGLQREKLLDGMKGNPEVREAFLDQQYGYVYSKLSRICHLLGDVERGKEYHKKYQSTHVYNTPAGKRDATPYLFVTKQYQAVIDHCRDFKELMRQQDTLNTQYVGVLQREIDAYLALKDYEKVAALRASILSITDSIYRRDKTNAALELDNLYEVNEKEARIAEQAFQLTIRTITLVFIFCVSLLSLFFLWRMWLQNRKIKCKNQVLVQRINEQMSMQTEMNRLQADAERMSEGQPFPETGQTEPEASDGNEEEAQMNKMIFGKLDYIIKRDNLYLSADISREELARMVKMNNTRFARMIKENTDTNLNGYLNDLRLNYAMHLLKEHPEYTLRAIAEASGINSMPTFHQLFKARTGMTPSEFKNAEKELKK from the coding sequence ATGAGACATTTCTATATATGTCTCCTCTTGTTAGGCTTTCTGTCAGCATCTGCCTTGGCAAGCGGAGATAAAGAAACAAAGGATATATATACGGAACAGTATATCACGGACATCTATATGGATGAACCGGAACGCGCGTTGCAACTGCTGGATGAAGCTGAAACAAAGCAAGCGTTGCCCATATACATGGTGGATGATTTGCGTAGCATGGTCTACTCATACCTGTATCAGGATAAATCGGCATTCCACTATGCCCGCCGGGCCTATGTGCACGATTCTATCTCCGGGAACAACCCTGATCATGTGTTGAAGATGACCATAATCCTTGCCGACCTCTCCCATACCCTGAGTGACTATAAAGAAAGCAACCGTTATGCGGTTGAAGGACTGGAACTGGCACGCAGGCTCGACGACCCGCAGTCAGAATGCAAGTTACTCTTCTGTATGGGCGAGAACAAATGGATGCTGTCATTGAAAGAGGAAGGGTATGAGCTTTTCGACAAGGCAATTGCCCTGTTGGATGGCAGGAAAGATAAACTGAGCAAGTCGATGCTCTCCTACTTCTATGGGGTAAAGATGGGATACCTGATTAATGATAACCGGCTGAAAGATGCCTTGCAGGTAGGTTTGCAGCGTGAGAAACTGTTGGACGGGATGAAAGGCAATCCGGAAGTGCGTGAGGCTTTCCTCGACCAGCAATACGGATATGTCTATTCCAAATTGTCCCGCATCTGCCATTTGCTGGGAGATGTGGAACGTGGGAAAGAGTACCATAAAAAATACCAGTCTACCCATGTCTATAACACTCCTGCCGGTAAGCGCGATGCCACCCCTTATCTGTTTGTCACCAAACAATATCAGGCTGTAATAGACCATTGCCGCGACTTCAAGGAGCTGATGCGTCAGCAAGATACCTTGAATACCCAGTACGTCGGTGTTCTGCAACGGGAGATAGACGCCTATCTTGCCCTGAAAGACTATGAGAAAGTCGCCGCACTGCGTGCTTCCATCCTGTCCATAACGGACAGCATCTATCGGCGTGATAAAACCAATGCCGCGCTGGAACTGGACAACCTTTACGAAGTGAACGAGAAGGAAGCCCGCATTGCGGAACAGGCTTTCCAACTAACCATACGCACCATTACATTAGTCTTCATCTTCTGTGTTTCCTTGTTATCACTGTTCTTCCTGTGGCGCATGTGGCTGCAAAACCGCAAAATCAAGTGTAAGAACCAAGTGCTGGTGCAGCGCATCAACGAGCAGATGTCCATGCAGACGGAGATGAACCGCCTGCAGGCTGATGCCGAGAGAATGTCGGAAGGCCAGCCTTTCCCGGAAACCGGGCAGACAGAACCGGAAGCATCCGATGGTAACGAAGAGGAAGCCCAGATGAATAAGATGATTTTCGGCAAACTGGATTATATTATCAAACGGGATAACCTGTATCTGTCCGCCGACATATCGAGAGAAGAACTTGCCCGGATGGTCAAGATGAACAATACCCGTTTTGCCCGGATGATAAAAGAGAATACGGATACCAATTTGAACGGATATCTCAATGACCTCCGCTTGAATTATGCCATGCATTTATTGAAGGAACATCCTGAATATACATTACGTGCCATTGCCGAAGCGTCAGGCATCAATAGTATGCCTACTTTCCACCAATTGTTCAAGGCAAGGACGGGAATGACTCCTTCCGAATTTAAGAATGCAGAGAAGGAATTGAAAAAATAA
- a CDS encoding heavy metal translocating P-type ATPase, with amino-acid sequence METKCQCCCAHTHTSPQSKEKEQSIIRKIGAPVLSGIFLITGIIFQHQEWVGFSHPVVEFCWFLLGFLPVGLPVMREAWEGILRKDWFNEFSLMALASLGAFYIGEYPEALAVMLLYTLGEMLQDKAVNQATRNIRGLLDVRPERVDVYRENTLRTVSPRDVNVGETIEVKPGERVPLDGTLQNPQAVFDTSALTGESMPCNVSAGGDVLAGMIVSGQAVRILVTKPYDYSTLARILNLVQDAAERKAPAELFIRRFARIYTPIVVLLAVLIVALPALVAAVHPGFDYVFNDWLYRGLVFLVISCPCALIISIPLGYFGGIGAASRMGILFKGSNYLDAITRVNAIVFDKTGTLTTGSFRVTSMQAAGLTEDELLRLVLSVEKKSTHPVAQAVVRFAAERGVEPLEVTTLNELAGYGLEAEVGPRKVLVGNIRLLKDRKITVPEELTDCVATVVVCAIDGQYAGCLLLSDTLKEDAMDAIKKIKALKIDNIQMLSGDKQEIVDIFAAELGIDKAYGDLLPEDKAVHLEQLNSAPDVSVAFVGDGMNDAPVLALSDVGIAMGELGSDAAIESADVVIQTDQPSRVATAISIGRATRRIVMQNIIGAITVKILVLLAGAFGFATLWAAVFADVGVALLVVLNSVRILGKKF; translated from the coding sequence ATGGAAACAAAATGTCAGTGTTGTTGTGCACATACACATACTTCTCCGCAGAGCAAAGAGAAAGAGCAATCTATAATCCGTAAGATAGGAGCTCCGGTGCTATCAGGTATATTCCTTATCACGGGTATCATCTTCCAGCATCAGGAATGGGTAGGATTCAGCCATCCGGTGGTTGAATTTTGCTGGTTCCTGTTGGGCTTCCTGCCCGTGGGACTTCCTGTGATGCGCGAAGCATGGGAGGGCATCTTGCGGAAAGACTGGTTCAATGAATTCTCCCTGATGGCTTTAGCCTCCCTCGGAGCATTCTATATCGGAGAATATCCGGAAGCGCTTGCCGTGATGCTACTCTATACCCTGGGAGAGATGTTGCAGGATAAAGCCGTGAACCAGGCTACCCGCAATATCCGTGGCCTGCTCGATGTGCGCCCCGAACGGGTGGATGTATATCGTGAAAACACGCTCCGCACAGTCTCTCCCCGTGACGTCAATGTGGGAGAAACCATTGAAGTAAAACCCGGCGAGCGTGTCCCTCTGGACGGAACTCTGCAAAACCCGCAGGCCGTTTTCGATACTTCGGCGCTGACCGGGGAGAGCATGCCCTGCAATGTATCCGCAGGCGGTGATGTCCTTGCCGGTATGATTGTCAGCGGACAGGCGGTGCGCATACTGGTGACGAAACCTTACGACTACAGCACGCTGGCACGCATCCTCAACCTTGTGCAGGACGCAGCAGAGCGCAAAGCGCCTGCCGAACTGTTTATCCGCCGGTTTGCCCGCATCTATACACCGATTGTCGTGCTTCTGGCTGTCCTGATAGTAGCCCTTCCCGCACTTGTTGCGGCGGTGCATCCGGGCTTCGACTATGTGTTCAACGATTGGCTCTATCGTGGCCTGGTATTTCTCGTAATATCCTGCCCGTGCGCACTGATTATCAGCATCCCGTTGGGCTATTTCGGAGGAATAGGGGCGGCTTCCCGTATGGGAATCCTGTTTAAGGGCAGCAATTATCTGGATGCCATCACCCGCGTGAATGCCATCGTCTTCGACAAAACAGGCACGCTGACCACCGGCAGTTTCCGTGTGACGTCCATGCAGGCGGCAGGGCTTACGGAAGATGAATTGCTGCGCCTGGTGCTGTCTGTAGAAAAGAAGAGCACCCATCCTGTGGCACAAGCCGTTGTCCGCTTCGCAGCCGAACGGGGTGTAGAACCTCTGGAAGTAACTACATTGAATGAACTGGCAGGTTATGGTCTGGAAGCCGAAGTAGGCCCCCGCAAAGTCCTTGTCGGCAACATCCGCCTGTTGAAGGACCGCAAGATAACTGTACCCGAAGAACTTACGGACTGTGTGGCCACTGTCGTTGTCTGTGCCATCGACGGGCAGTATGCCGGTTGCCTGCTGCTTTCGGACACTTTGAAGGAGGATGCCATGGATGCTATAAAAAAAATAAAGGCTTTAAAAATAGATAATATTCAAATGTTATCTGGTGATAAACAGGAGATTGTTGATATCTTTGCCGCAGAATTGGGCATTGACAAGGCTTACGGTGACTTGCTTCCCGAAGATAAAGCCGTCCATCTGGAACAGCTCAATTCTGCCCCGGACGTGTCCGTAGCCTTTGTGGGCGATGGCATGAATGACGCTCCCGTACTGGCTCTCAGTGATGTGGGGATTGCGATGGGAGAGCTGGGTTCGGATGCCGCTATCGAAAGTGCAGATGTAGTTATCCAGACCGACCAACCGTCGCGGGTGGCAACAGCCATTTCCATCGGACGGGCCACAAGACGGATTGTGATGCAAAATATTATCGGTGCCATCACCGTGAAAATATTGGTTTTGCTTGCGGGTGCTTTCGGCTTTGCCACGCTTTGGGCAGCGGTGTTTGCCGATGTCGGGGTAGCTTTGCTGGTTGTTCTCAATTCGGTTCGCATATTAGGCAAGAAGTTCTGA
- a CDS encoding MutS-related protein, protein MSEIANYFLFRNTEGETGLSANSIDDLNLDDLFAEIDYCHSSIGRQYLYYLLLSDKTSGMEKQEALLSSLATHTELRTLLSNALKELDKPDAYSIVSILENDNTGIGAKEMVLINICRFLPLLFLSLMLLTHSGVFLTLFVFSFVANAVLHYRNKAKIQRYFFSIPQLLKMIRQAGKLAQNKEFVSVDPSITNDLKDVEGLKKYISYFRFNLSLDNDMAIMFYMVAELIRVFFLHEAYAVGRTFHLLKEKATAIHHVYRFIGFLDSILSVAILREKLPYYCLPGDNRAGERLRAQAVYHPLIENCIPNDMVLHEKSALITGSNMAGKTCFMRTIGVNLLAAKTLHTCFAEVFEINTGISLLSSIHQGDNLMENKSYFMQEVTTIKDFVDESGHGNHLFLLDELFRGTNTKERIAISKAVLSWLVKSDNLVFVSTHDLELADMLEDEYELYYFSESVKGGILSFDYKLKRGVATEHNAIKILEICDYPDSLVSEAHSITSI, encoded by the coding sequence ATGTCCGAAATCGCGAACTATTTCCTTTTTAGAAATACCGAAGGCGAAACCGGTTTATCCGCTAACAGCATTGACGATCTGAATCTGGATGACCTGTTTGCTGAAATTGATTATTGTCATTCCAGTATAGGCAGGCAGTATTTGTATTATCTTCTGCTATCGGATAAAACCTCCGGCATGGAAAAGCAGGAAGCACTTCTGTCTTCATTGGCAACTCATACAGAATTGCGTACTCTTTTAAGCAATGCACTGAAGGAACTGGATAAACCGGATGCTTATTCCATCGTATCCATTCTGGAAAATGATAATACAGGGATTGGTGCCAAGGAGATGGTTCTTATTAATATCTGCCGGTTTCTGCCTTTGCTGTTTCTGTCTCTGATGCTGCTCACTCATTCGGGAGTGTTTCTTACTTTATTTGTCTTTTCATTTGTGGCGAATGCAGTGTTGCACTATCGTAATAAGGCGAAAATCCAGAGATACTTTTTCTCCATACCTCAGCTTCTGAAGATGATAAGACAGGCGGGAAAGCTGGCACAGAACAAGGAGTTTGTCTCTGTAGATCCTTCTATCACGAATGACCTGAAGGATGTAGAGGGGCTGAAAAAGTATATCTCTTATTTCCGTTTCAACCTCAGTCTGGATAATGACATGGCTATTATGTTTTATATGGTAGCGGAATTAATCCGGGTATTCTTTCTCCACGAAGCGTATGCGGTAGGCAGAACTTTTCATCTGTTGAAGGAGAAGGCGACGGCTATCCACCATGTTTACCGCTTCATAGGTTTTTTGGATTCTATTTTGTCTGTTGCCATCTTGAGGGAGAAGCTACCTTATTACTGTCTGCCGGGAGATAACAGGGCAGGGGAGCGACTGCGTGCACAGGCTGTGTATCATCCTCTGATAGAAAACTGTATTCCGAACGATATGGTACTGCATGAGAAATCGGCATTGATAACCGGTTCGAATATGGCAGGTAAGACCTGTTTCATGCGTACGATAGGAGTGAATCTGTTGGCAGCGAAAACACTTCATACTTGTTTCGCAGAAGTCTTTGAGATAAATACCGGAATTTCTCTTCTATCTTCCATCCACCAGGGAGATAACTTGATGGAGAATAAGAGTTACTTTATGCAGGAAGTGACGACTATCAAGGATTTCGTAGATGAAAGCGGTCATGGGAACCATCTCTTCTTGCTCGATGAATTGTTCAGAGGGACCAATACTAAGGAACGGATAGCGATTTCGAAAGCTGTACTTTCCTGGCTGGTGAAAAGTGATAATCTGGTATTTGTATCTACGCACGATCTGGAACTGGCCGATATGCTGGAAGATGAATACGAATTATACTATTTCAGCGAGTCGGTGAAAGGTGGTATCCTGTCATTTGATTACAAGCTGAAACGCGGAGTAGCGACCGAGCATAATGCAATTAAGATATTGGAGATCTGCGATTATCCGGATTCGTTGGTGAGTGAGGCCCATTCAATCACAAGTATATAA
- a CDS encoding DUF1349 domain-containing protein, whose protein sequence is MKKLLFGLLMAVVAQTSFAQTLEKMQWFNEPEQWEIKDKTLSMFVTPQSDYWRISHYGFTVDDAPFYYSVYGGEFEAKVKITGDYKERFDQAGLMLRIDHENYIKAGIEFVDGKFNLSTVVTHKTSDWSVITLDKPVPYIWIKAVRRLDAVEIFYSFDDKTYIMMRNAWLQDNIPVKVGLMAACPDGDGFKVKFENFKVKHLPDMRRVDWLKKKNTE, encoded by the coding sequence ATGAAGAAATTACTTTTTGGCCTGTTGATGGCTGTTGTGGCGCAAACTTCTTTTGCGCAGACGTTAGAGAAAATGCAATGGTTTAATGAACCCGAACAGTGGGAGATAAAAGATAAAACCCTTTCGATGTTTGTCACTCCGCAAAGCGATTACTGGCGCATCTCCCATTATGGTTTTACGGTAGATGACGCTCCTTTCTATTATTCGGTTTATGGTGGCGAGTTCGAGGCGAAGGTGAAGATAACAGGTGATTATAAAGAGCGTTTCGACCAGGCGGGACTAATGCTCCGCATCGACCATGAGAACTATATCAAAGCAGGTATAGAGTTTGTGGACGGAAAGTTTAATCTGAGTACAGTAGTCACCCATAAGACAAGTGATTGGAGTGTGATTACTCTGGATAAGCCGGTTCCATATATCTGGATTAAGGCAGTCCGTCGTCTGGATGCGGTTGAAATCTTCTATTCCTTTGATGATAAGACGTATATAATGATGCGCAATGCATGGTTACAAGACAATATTCCCGTTAAGGTGGGGTTGATGGCAGCCTGCCCGGACGGAGATGGATTTAAGGTTAAGTTTGAGAATTTTAAGGTGAAGCATCTGCCTGATATGCGCAGGGTGGATTGGTTGAAGAAGAAGAATACGGAATAA
- a CDS encoding response regulator transcription factor gives MDIVNKLKKELLKQAFTEEQKQTERLNECKHIASIYAQTENAIAVLSDMKANISYIYYGGVAEKLGLAERNTAKTIQSIWEEEIFSHIHPDDLQEKHLQELRFFHFLKSVPEKKRPDYYLIHNMRMRDHSGRYVHILHRMFYIASHSNGSVWLSLCLYNFSMNTSLSCTILNSADGQTLELEKQNCNDLLSEREKEILQLINKGKMSKDIAQTLSISINTVNRHRQNILEKLQVNNSIEACRIAKELHLL, from the coding sequence ATGGACATCGTAAATAAACTGAAAAAAGAGCTACTGAAACAAGCGTTCACCGAAGAACAGAAACAGACGGAACGCCTGAATGAGTGCAAACATATAGCTTCCATATATGCACAAACCGAAAATGCCATAGCGGTGTTGAGCGATATGAAAGCCAATATTAGTTATATTTATTACGGCGGAGTAGCCGAGAAACTGGGACTGGCAGAACGAAATACCGCCAAGACCATTCAGTCGATATGGGAAGAAGAAATATTCAGTCACATCCATCCGGATGACTTACAAGAAAAGCATTTGCAAGAACTCCGCTTCTTCCACTTTCTGAAAAGTGTTCCGGAAAAGAAACGTCCGGACTACTACCTTATACACAATATGCGCATGCGCGATCATTCAGGCAGGTATGTACACATCTTGCACAGGATGTTTTATATAGCGAGCCACTCAAACGGAAGTGTATGGTTATCCTTATGCCTTTACAACTTTTCAATGAATACATCGTTAAGTTGCACCATTCTTAACTCGGCAGACGGGCAAACCCTCGAACTGGAAAAGCAGAATTGCAACGACCTGTTGTCAGAGCGGGAAAAAGAAATCCTGCAATTGATAAATAAGGGAAAAATGAGTAAGGACATTGCCCAGACATTATCCATTAGTATAAACACCGTAAACCGGCACCGGCAAAATATCCTGGAGAAACTTCAGGTAAACAATTCTATTGAAGCTTGCCGGATTGCTAAAGAATTGCACTTGTTATGA
- a CDS encoding YtxH domain-containing protein yields the protein MTCKDSHFLIGLGIGSIFGALAYGFARSARAKKMKAEVFDALHRIEEHTECLIESAKEKALYAGEKVADRVANETSVIAEKANDIKGKVHSMADEAKK from the coding sequence ATGACATGTAAAGATTCTCACTTTTTGATTGGCCTTGGAATAGGTTCAATCTTTGGAGCACTGGCTTATGGCTTTGCCCGCAGTGCAAGAGCAAAAAAAATGAAAGCAGAAGTATTCGATGCCCTGCACAGAATTGAAGAACATACCGAATGCCTGATTGAATCTGCTAAAGAAAAGGCATTGTATGCCGGAGAAAAAGTCGCTGACAGAGTAGCCAATGAAACATCTGTTATTGCTGAAAAGGCCAATGACATCAAAGGCAAAGTTCACTCAATGGCTGATGAAGCTAAGAAGTAA